A DNA window from Sulfitobacter sp. BSw21498 contains the following coding sequences:
- a CDS encoding RNA polymerase sigma factor, translating into MSAADPRDQLVEHLPAMRAFAISLTRNGAIADDMVQDTLVKAWTNIEKFEVGTNMRAWLFTILRNTYYSSRRKANREVADVDGVFTESLAEKPAHDGHMQMTDFRKALGLLKDEQREALLLVGASGFSYEEAADMCGVAVGTIKSRTNRARARLAELMGLRDDESLEMTDDATMSVISASKVSSF; encoded by the coding sequence ATGAGCGCCGCTGATCCGCGCGATCAACTGGTAGAGCATTTGCCAGCCATGCGCGCCTTTGCCATTAGCCTGACACGCAACGGTGCGATCGCCGACGACATGGTTCAGGACACTTTGGTCAAAGCCTGGACGAATATCGAGAAGTTTGAAGTCGGCACGAATATGCGTGCGTGGCTCTTCACTATTTTGCGGAACACTTATTATTCGTCGCGTCGCAAAGCCAACCGTGAAGTCGCGGATGTTGATGGTGTGTTCACCGAAAGCCTAGCCGAAAAGCCGGCGCACGACGGGCATATGCAAATGACCGACTTCCGCAAGGCCTTGGGTCTGTTGAAAGACGAACAGCGCGAAGCTCTGTTGCTTGTTGGTGCTTCCGGCTTCTCTTACGAGGAAGCGGCAGATATGTGTGGCGTGGCAGTAGGTACAATCAAAAGCCGAACCAACCGTGCGCGTGCGCGCCTTGCAGAGTTGATGGGGTTGCGTGACGACGAGAGCCTCGAAATGACGGATGATGCGACAATGTCTGTAATTTCTGCATCCAAAGTTTCTTCCTTCTGA
- a CDS encoding DUF883 family protein has translation MAKDVTNTKALSVDDISIQLSVLKDDIASLTSTMADLTKAKSAEAASTAKSTAQDIANSGRDKALEAQKTAEDFVRTQPTAALGIAAGVGFIAGLFATRR, from the coding sequence ATGGCCAAGGACGTAACCAACACAAAAGCTCTGTCTGTCGATGACATTTCAATTCAGCTGAGCGTCTTGAAAGACGACATTGCGTCTCTGACAAGCACGATGGCAGATCTAACCAAAGCCAAAAGCGCCGAGGCCGCCTCAACGGCGAAATCCACCGCTCAGGATATAGCAAACTCCGGTCGCGATAAGGCACTAGAAGCCCAAAAAACCGCCGAAGACTTCGTACGCACTCAACCCACTGCCGCCCTGGGCATCGCTGCTGGTGTCGGGTTCATCGCCGGTCTGTTCGCGACACGTCGCTGA
- the gabT gene encoding 4-aminobutyrate--2-oxoglutarate transaminase has protein sequence MLDANVSVETNAQLVARRDLAVPRGVASAAPIYAKYAENAELWDVEGNRYIDFVGGIGVLNTGHRHPKVIAAAKAQEDQYTHTSFQVVPYGPYIDLAEKLNALAPGDTPKKTLLVTTGAEAVENAVKIARAATGRPGVIAFTGGYHGRTLLTLGMTGKISPYKKDVGPFPSDIFRAPFPSARDGITVEDAITGLKNLFLTDAQPERVAAIIIEPVLGEGGYTPVPFDMMRQLREICDQHGIMLIADEVQAGFGRTGKWFAIEHSGVEPDLITVAKSMAGGYPLAGVIGRADVMDAMIPGGLGGTYGGNPVACAAALAAIEAIEEEGLLQRSLDMGEHLKARFAEIGARSAPFRMWDIRGLGAMVAVEFVTDFDTAAPDGDFTKRVIAHALKRGLLLLSCGMQGNAVRVMVPLTASDAIIEEGLEIFEASVVAAVAEDAK, from the coding sequence ATGCTTGATGCAAATGTATCTGTCGAAACCAATGCACAGCTGGTTGCACGCCGTGACCTTGCCGTCCCACGTGGTGTCGCGTCGGCCGCGCCGATCTATGCGAAATACGCCGAGAACGCAGAGCTCTGGGACGTAGAGGGCAACCGCTATATCGATTTCGTCGGCGGCATTGGTGTGCTGAACACCGGCCACCGTCACCCCAAGGTGATCGCCGCGGCAAAGGCGCAAGAAGACCAGTACACGCACACCAGCTTTCAGGTCGTGCCTTATGGGCCCTATATCGATCTGGCGGAAAAGCTGAACGCGCTGGCCCCTGGGGATACACCCAAGAAAACCCTGCTGGTCACAACCGGTGCCGAAGCGGTGGAAAACGCCGTTAAGATCGCGCGCGCCGCGACAGGCCGCCCCGGTGTGATCGCCTTTACCGGCGGCTATCACGGGCGCACGCTGTTGACGCTGGGGATGACCGGTAAAATTTCCCCATACAAAAAAGATGTGGGCCCCTTCCCGTCGGATATCTTCCGCGCGCCCTTCCCATCAGCCCGTGACGGGATCACCGTTGAGGACGCGATCACCGGTCTGAAAAACCTGTTCCTGACCGATGCGCAGCCCGAACGTGTGGCCGCGATCATCATCGAACCCGTTCTGGGCGAGGGTGGCTATACCCCAGTGCCTTTCGACATGATGCGCCAGCTCCGCGAGATCTGTGACCAGCACGGCATTATGCTGATTGCAGACGAGGTTCAGGCAGGCTTTGGTCGGACTGGCAAATGGTTCGCGATTGAACACTCCGGCGTAGAGCCTGACCTGATCACCGTCGCGAAATCCATGGCGGGCGGTTATCCTTTGGCCGGTGTTATTGGCCGCGCCGATGTTATGGACGCGATGATCCCTGGCGGTCTGGGGGGCACCTATGGCGGCAACCCCGTCGCCTGTGCCGCAGCGCTTGCCGCGATTGAGGCGATCGAGGAAGAGGGCCTGTTGCAGCGTTCCTTGGATATGGGTGAACACCTCAAGGCGCGCTTTGCCGAGATCGGTGCACGCTCCGCGCCGTTCCGCATGTGGGATATCCGTGGTTTGGGTGCGATGGTTGCAGTCGAATTTGTGACCGACTTTGACACCGCAGCACCCGATGGCGACTTTACCAAACGTGTCATTGCGCATGCGCTCAAGCGGGGCCTGTTGCTGCTAAGCTGTGGCATGCAGGGCAACGCCGTGCGTGTTATGGTGCCGCTGACCGCGTCCGATGCGATCATCGAAGAGGGGCTCGAGATTTTCGAAGCCTCCGTCGTTGCTGCGGTTGCCGAAGACGCAAAGTAA
- a CDS encoding cupin domain-containing protein — translation MDIGQRLRSIREDRGLSQRELATKAGLTNGTISLIEKNKTSPSVASLKSLLDAIPISMAEFFSTLEDTQTPKVFYRENEFTKVSPTSDGQVSLRQLGNAEQHSLQVLHETYPPGADTGPELLVHEGEEAGVVISGEIEVTVDGAVAVLSPGDGYLFDSRLPHRFRNIGDVLCIVVSACTPPSF, via the coding sequence GTGGATATAGGTCAAAGACTAAGATCGATAAGAGAAGACCGCGGCCTGTCTCAGCGCGAACTGGCGACCAAGGCGGGGCTGACCAACGGCACCATCTCCCTCATTGAAAAGAACAAGACAAGCCCTTCGGTTGCGTCTTTGAAAAGCTTGCTGGACGCGATCCCGATCAGCATGGCGGAATTCTTTTCGACGTTGGAAGACACCCAGACCCCCAAGGTGTTCTACCGCGAGAACGAATTTACCAAAGTGTCCCCGACCAGCGACGGTCAGGTTTCGCTTCGGCAGCTTGGAAACGCCGAACAGCATTCGCTACAGGTGTTGCACGAAACCTACCCCCCCGGTGCAGATACGGGGCCCGAACTTTTGGTGCACGAAGGCGAAGAAGCCGGCGTTGTCATATCGGGGGAGATCGAGGTCACGGTAGATGGTGCTGTGGCTGTTCTGAGCCCTGGCGATGGCTACCTGTTTGACAGCCGGCTGCCGCACCGTTTCAGAAACATCGGCGACGTTCTATGCATCGTCGTAAGTGCATGTACGCCGCCGAGTTTTTGA
- a CDS encoding Crp/Fnr family transcriptional regulator has translation MGIDCRYCPLHKKDAFVTMTREELEFMKKFKVGELSVDPGTTILMQGSNSPQLYTVLSGMGIRHRSLDNGERQVINFVFPGDFLGLQAGMLGEMGHSIDARTHMRMCVFNRSDFWTFFRSNPNRAFDITWLAAIEEHFLGETLATVGQRTALQAVSWAMLKFFERGIGLGMVTNNTMPLPFTQRDLADALGLSLVHTNKTLAKLRDQQLASWSDQVLQVNDLDRLAEVAETERSKPTKRPLM, from the coding sequence ATGGGTATCGATTGTCGTTATTGTCCGCTTCACAAAAAAGACGCCTTTGTCACGATGACACGGGAAGAGCTCGAATTCATGAAGAAATTCAAGGTTGGCGAGCTATCCGTCGATCCCGGCACCACAATCCTGATGCAAGGATCAAACTCCCCCCAACTCTATACCGTGCTTTCGGGCATGGGGATTCGCCATAGGTCGCTGGACAATGGCGAACGACAAGTCATCAATTTCGTTTTCCCGGGTGATTTCCTTGGGCTACAGGCCGGTATGCTGGGCGAAATGGGGCATAGCATTGATGCGCGCACCCATATGCGTATGTGTGTGTTCAATCGATCCGACTTCTGGACCTTTTTCCGCAGTAACCCCAATCGCGCCTTCGACATCACGTGGCTCGCTGCAATCGAGGAACATTTCCTCGGCGAGACGCTGGCCACTGTCGGTCAACGCACCGCCTTGCAGGCCGTGTCATGGGCGATGCTCAAGTTCTTTGAACGCGGTATAGGACTGGGTATGGTCACCAACAATACGATGCCCCTTCCCTTTACACAGCGCGATCTGGCGGATGCTTTGGGCCTGTCGCTGGTCCACACCAATAAAACCCTTGCAAAGCTGCGTGATCAGCAGCTTGCGTCGTGGTCCGACCAGGTGTTGCAGGTTAACGATCTGGACAGGCTCGCAGAGGTGGCCGAGACGGAACGAAGCAAACCGACCAAACGTCCGTTGATGTAG
- a CDS encoding sensor histidine kinase, translated as MLLFLSLALLPIGLIAVVQTREISDQSLENAELSLLAITEQASTLENGTIREAFGAAAALASVVNLIKSDDVSCSAFLREYQELSELYTVVSFITPDGSMDCVSTGVSGNVSDREVFQKMTQFKTRMANVTANPAQSSEPVMILTNPLKVDDELIGFINLSVPLKNFDEAPVTEQSAHPIAMLTFNAQGDILTTKGELAATQKELPSFAALKWYAGKSGRVFHETNQAGEERVYAVLPIVSGVGYAMSVWPKNSPMLKAGAMTRLSFVLPIAMWLASLIVAFWALNRLAIKHIRKLGRQMHHFALNRTLPRTTLGGVVPTEIVNMENAFVGMAESILRDEAALEDNLRQKNILLKEVHHRVKNNLQLISSIMNMQIRQAATPDSKRVLQRLQDRILSLATVHKSLYQNDNLSRVDGGALLHEIVNQLLSVGLPSGSAVKVIQNYEPVQLDPDDAAPLTLLVSEAITNALKYVAADANGSGQIEVSLSHTQPEMALLLVKNTLGKGEVEAGTGLGSRLINAFSRQLNGQVEITEDDALYVLRVEFHVPLQAKEVYDY; from the coding sequence GTGCTGCTTTTCCTATCGCTCGCCCTGTTGCCAATTGGTCTGATTGCTGTCGTACAAACCCGCGAGATATCCGATCAAAGCCTTGAAAACGCAGAGCTTTCCTTGCTTGCGATAACAGAGCAGGCTTCGACGTTGGAAAATGGCACGATCAGAGAGGCCTTTGGGGCGGCCGCCGCTTTGGCGTCCGTGGTCAATCTGATTAAATCCGACGACGTGTCGTGCAGTGCCTTTCTGCGCGAATACCAAGAACTATCCGAGCTTTATACCGTCGTGAGCTTCATTACGCCCGACGGGAGCATGGACTGCGTTTCAACCGGGGTCTCAGGCAATGTGTCGGACCGGGAAGTCTTTCAAAAGATGACCCAATTCAAAACCCGGATGGCGAATGTTACTGCCAATCCGGCGCAAAGCTCCGAGCCGGTGATGATCCTCACAAATCCGTTGAAGGTGGATGATGAGTTAATCGGATTCATCAACCTGTCCGTTCCGCTTAAAAATTTCGATGAGGCTCCCGTAACCGAGCAATCGGCGCACCCGATCGCCATGCTGACTTTCAATGCGCAGGGCGATATTCTGACGACAAAAGGCGAGCTGGCCGCCACGCAAAAAGAATTGCCCTCATTTGCCGCGTTGAAATGGTATGCGGGCAAGTCTGGCCGGGTCTTCCACGAGACCAACCAAGCTGGTGAGGAGCGCGTATACGCGGTGCTGCCGATCGTGTCTGGTGTCGGTTATGCCATGAGCGTTTGGCCCAAGAATTCCCCCATGCTGAAAGCTGGCGCAATGACCCGGTTAAGCTTTGTGCTTCCGATCGCGATGTGGCTGGCCAGCCTTATCGTCGCGTTTTGGGCGCTGAACCGCCTGGCAATCAAACATATTCGCAAACTTGGCCGACAAATGCACCATTTCGCGCTGAACCGAACTCTGCCGCGGACGACGCTCGGCGGTGTCGTTCCAACCGAAATCGTGAATATGGAAAATGCTTTCGTAGGCATGGCGGAATCTATTTTACGGGATGAGGCCGCGCTCGAAGACAACCTGCGACAAAAGAATATCTTGCTGAAAGAAGTCCACCACCGGGTGAAGAACAATCTTCAGCTGATCTCGTCGATCATGAACATGCAGATCCGTCAGGCTGCCACGCCCGATTCAAAGCGCGTGTTGCAGCGCCTTCAAGACCGGATCCTTAGCCTCGCGACCGTGCACAAAAGCCTGTATCAAAACGATAACCTGTCCCGCGTCGACGGGGGCGCACTGTTGCATGAGATCGTGAACCAGCTGCTTAGCGTTGGGTTGCCTTCGGGCTCCGCCGTGAAAGTGATACAGAACTACGAACCCGTGCAATTGGACCCTGATGACGCAGCCCCTTTGACGTTGCTGGTGTCAGAGGCGATTACAAACGCGCTGAAATACGTCGCTGCCGACGCGAACGGCTCGGGGCAGATTGAAGTGAGCCTGTCCCACACCCAACCGGAAATGGCGCTGCTGTTGGTCAAGAACACCCTCGGCAAGGGCGAAGTCGAAGCCGGCACAGGGCTCGGTTCTCGTTTGATAAACGCGTTTTCGCGGCAGTTGAACGGGCAGGTAGAGATTACAGAGGACGACGCCCTCTATGTTCTTCGGGTAGAATTCCACGTCCCCCTGCAAGCGAAAGAAGTTTACGACTACTAA
- a CDS encoding TAXI family TRAP transporter solute-binding subunit produces MTIFKSIAIASALVAGTAATAQEKFITIGTGGQTGVYFVVGQSICRLVNRDSAKTGLKCTAPSTGGSIANINAIKAGDMDMGVAQSDWQFHAYNGSSQFEGDKFDKERAVFSVHAEPFNVIARADSGIESFDDLKGKRVNIGNPGSGQRATMEVVLDAKGWTLDDFALASELKPAEQAAALGDNKVDAIIYTVGHPNGSIQEAVSTVDAKLVPVEGEAIDKLVADNPFYAYSTIPGGMYKGTDADVKTFGVKATFVTSSDVDDEVVYEVVKAVFDNFDRFKKLHPAFENLKEADMIKDGLSAPLHDGAAKYYKERGWIE; encoded by the coding sequence ATGACGATTTTCAAGTCCATCGCCATCGCCTCTGCACTGGTCGCGGGTACCGCAGCCACCGCGCAGGAAAAATTCATCACTATCGGGACCGGCGGCCAGACCGGGGTATACTTTGTTGTGGGTCAGTCGATCTGCCGCTTGGTAAACCGTGACAGCGCCAAGACCGGCCTGAAATGTACCGCCCCGTCCACCGGTGGTTCCATCGCCAACATCAACGCCATCAAGGCGGGTGACATGGACATGGGTGTCGCCCAGTCCGACTGGCAGTTCCACGCGTACAACGGGTCTTCGCAGTTCGAAGGCGACAAGTTCGACAAAGAGCGGGCGGTATTCTCTGTCCACGCCGAGCCCTTCAACGTGATCGCGCGTGCTGACTCCGGCATCGAAAGCTTTGACGACCTGAAAGGCAAACGTGTCAACATTGGCAACCCCGGTTCCGGTCAGCGCGCCACAATGGAAGTCGTTCTGGACGCCAAAGGCTGGACCCTGGATGATTTCGCGCTCGCATCCGAGCTGAAGCCAGCCGAACAAGCTGCTGCTTTGGGCGATAACAAGGTCGACGCGATCATCTATACCGTGGGCCACCCCAACGGGTCGATCCAGGAAGCCGTATCCACCGTAGACGCCAAGCTGGTGCCGGTTGAAGGCGAAGCGATCGACAAGCTGGTCGCCGATAACCCCTTCTACGCCTACTCCACCATCCCCGGTGGCATGTACAAAGGCACCGATGCGGATGTGAAAACATTCGGCGTGAAAGCGACTTTTGTGACATCTTCCGATGTGGATGACGAGGTCGTGTACGAAGTTGTCAAAGCCGTGTTCGACAACTTTGACCGCTTCAAAAAGCTGCACCCCGCGTTTGAGAACCTCAAAGAAGCAGATATGATCAAAGACGGCCTGTCTGCGCCACTGCACGACGGTGCGGCGAAGTACTACAAAGAGCGTGGCTGGATTGAATAA
- a CDS encoding NepR family anti-sigma factor encodes MQSGQNDERERFIDENLRRVYDETMEEGVPDKFKDLLNQLKEQDKTVGKKG; translated from the coding sequence ATGCAATCAGGCCAAAACGACGAGCGTGAGCGCTTTATCGATGAAAATCTTCGCCGCGTTTACGATGAAACGATGGAAGAAGGTGTTCCAGATAAATTCAAGGACCTGCTTAATCAGTTGAAAGAGCAGGATAAAACAGTTGGTAAAAAGGGATGA
- a CDS encoding YihY/virulence factor BrkB family protein — MAEKSVGIFKLYWDALKAALVDIADKNVSLIAAGVAFYAMLSLFPAIAALVTILSLISDPVVVIAQLEDMRGLLPNDVYDILNDQVVSLVTTSTGKLGWAGAVSVLVAMWSARAGVGAMMIGLNSVYSERNRNAARHYFRALTLTATLVLVGLIALVTVVIAPIVLSFIPMGVFGYFVAEVIRWSIAILVLLAGVGVLYRFGPNRRAARIGWLTWGAVFAVFSWAVVSIAFSYYVANFGNYNQVYGSIGAVIAMLVWLWISSFLVLMGASWNAQVELRTRPDSTIGPDRPRGNRGAYVADNLVGFSEE, encoded by the coding sequence TTGGCAGAAAAATCAGTGGGCATCTTCAAGCTGTACTGGGACGCGTTGAAGGCAGCGCTGGTTGATATCGCCGATAAAAACGTATCGCTGATCGCTGCGGGGGTGGCGTTTTATGCGATGCTGTCGCTGTTTCCGGCGATTGCGGCGTTGGTCACGATCCTCAGCCTGATTTCGGACCCGGTCGTTGTAATTGCCCAGCTAGAGGACATGCGTGGCCTTCTGCCGAATGATGTCTATGATATTTTGAACGATCAGGTCGTTTCTTTGGTGACGACCAGCACTGGCAAGCTCGGCTGGGCGGGTGCTGTCTCTGTTCTGGTGGCGATGTGGTCGGCGCGAGCGGGCGTTGGCGCGATGATGATCGGTTTGAACAGCGTCTATAGTGAGCGAAACAGGAACGCCGCACGGCATTATTTCCGCGCGCTTACGCTGACTGCTACCTTAGTGCTGGTCGGATTGATTGCACTTGTGACGGTGGTGATTGCGCCGATCGTCCTGTCGTTTATCCCGATGGGCGTGTTCGGTTATTTCGTGGCAGAGGTCATCCGATGGAGCATCGCAATCCTAGTTTTGTTGGCCGGTGTGGGCGTGCTCTATCGATTTGGACCGAACCGTCGCGCCGCGCGGATCGGCTGGCTTACATGGGGTGCTGTCTTTGCGGTATTTTCATGGGCCGTCGTGTCGATCGCATTCAGCTATTACGTGGCGAACTTTGGGAATTATAATCAGGTCTATGGGTCCATCGGGGCTGTCATCGCCATGCTGGTCTGGCTGTGGATCAGCAGTTTTCTGGTGTTGATGGGGGCCTCGTGGAACGCACAGGTCGAACTGCGCACACGTCCTGACAGCACCATCGGGCCTGATCGGCCGCGGGGGAACCGGGGCGCGTATGTTGCGGATAATCTGGTCGGTTTTTCAGAGGAATAA
- a CDS encoding FMN-binding glutamate synthase family protein, which translates to MKALQSLGRFGPFALISALFVLFAALSALWSLWMILPAVILGTLMAMGIYDLIQTKHSILRNYPVLGHMRFFFEGIRPEIRQYLIESDQDEEPFSRDDRSLVYQRAKGVEDARPFGTRMRVYDAGYSWVTHSVQPVHITDTDFRVTIGNKDCKKAYDASIYNISAMSFGSLSANAISALNKGAKMGQFAHDTGEGGISRYHREGGGDLIYEIGSGYFGCRTEGGQFDPDKFKEQAASDQIKMIELKLSQGAKPGHGGMLPASKISAEIAAARGIPIGHDCISPAAHSAFTSPVQMMEFLGKLRDLSGGKPVGFKLCIGHQREFMCMVKAMLETGIVPDFIVVDGTEGGTGAAPLEFANHVGMPMVEGLTFVHNTLRGAGIRDQVKLGAAGKVVSAFDISRALALGADWCNSARGFMFAVGCIQAQACHTNQCPVGVATQDPTRQRALDVDDKSQRVARFHRNTLMALGEMAGAAGLESPSNFLPRHMMMRQSDNSMVQGDQVYGYLPEGYLLDDQSPDYNGNKTRWARAQADSFVPFD; encoded by the coding sequence ATGAAAGCACTACAGTCCCTCGGCCGCTTTGGCCCTTTTGCGCTAATCTCTGCGCTTTTCGTTCTGTTCGCGGCACTTTCAGCGCTGTGGTCATTATGGATGATCCTACCGGCAGTGATCTTGGGCACCCTCATGGCGATGGGGATTTACGATCTGATCCAAACCAAACATTCGATCCTGCGCAACTATCCTGTTCTGGGTCACATGCGGTTCTTCTTTGAAGGCATCCGCCCGGAAATCAGGCAGTACCTGATTGAATCCGATCAGGACGAAGAACCCTTCAGCCGCGATGACCGGTCGTTGGTCTACCAACGCGCCAAGGGCGTTGAAGACGCGCGACCGTTCGGGACGCGGATGCGGGTCTATGATGCCGGATATTCATGGGTCACCCACTCGGTGCAGCCTGTGCATATCACCGATACGGATTTTCGCGTGACCATCGGCAACAAGGATTGCAAGAAAGCCTACGATGCGTCGATCTATAACATCTCGGCCATGAGCTTTGGGTCACTGTCGGCCAATGCGATCAGTGCGCTGAACAAAGGGGCCAAGATGGGCCAGTTCGCCCATGACACCGGCGAAGGCGGGATCAGCCGGTATCACCGCGAGGGCGGCGGCGATCTGATCTATGAAATCGGGTCGGGCTATTTTGGGTGCCGCACAGAAGGTGGTCAGTTTGACCCCGATAAGTTCAAAGAACAGGCCGCCAGTGACCAGATCAAGATGATCGAGCTCAAGCTTAGCCAAGGGGCCAAACCGGGCCACGGGGGGATGCTGCCCGCGTCAAAGATCAGCGCCGAGATCGCGGCAGCCCGGGGGATTCCCATTGGGCACGACTGCATCTCGCCCGCAGCCCACTCTGCCTTCACCTCGCCCGTGCAGATGATGGAGTTTCTAGGCAAGCTGCGCGATCTGTCAGGCGGCAAACCCGTCGGGTTCAAGCTGTGCATCGGACACCAGCGCGAATTCATGTGTATGGTCAAGGCGATGCTGGAGACCGGGATCGTGCCCGACTTTATCGTCGTGGATGGGACCGAAGGCGGCACCGGCGCCGCCCCGTTGGAGTTTGCCAACCACGTCGGCATGCCGATGGTCGAGGGGCTGACCTTTGTGCACAATACTTTGCGCGGTGCCGGTATCCGCGATCAGGTGAAACTGGGGGCAGCGGGCAAAGTTGTGTCGGCCTTTGATATTTCGCGGGCGCTGGCCTTGGGCGCGGATTGGTGCAACTCGGCCCGTGGGTTCATGTTTGCGGTGGGTTGCATTCAGGCGCAGGCGTGCCACACCAATCAGTGCCCCGTTGGCGTCGCGACCCAAGATCCCACGCGGCAACGCGCGCTGGATGTGGACGACAAAAGCCAGCGTGTCGCGCGGTTCCACCGCAATACGCTGATGGCCTTGGGCGAGATGGCCGGTGCCGCCGGTCTGGAAAGCCCCAGCAATTTCCTGCCCCGCCATATGATGATGCGGCAAAGCGATAACAGCATGGTGCAGGGGGATCAGGTCTATGGCTACCTGCCCGAAGGCTATTTGCTGGACGATCAATCACCCGATTATAACGGCAACAAAACCCGTTGGGCACGGGCACAGGCCGACAGCTTTGTGCCCTTCGACTAA
- a CDS encoding response regulator — protein MTDVTETPSVSDALGECLPYLRRYARALTGSQNSGDAFAAASLEAILTDRSVLDGVDTRTGVFRVLYGIWASAGAPVEEGESGLRAKAQKHLAKLTNHSREALLLHTIEGFSFKEVGQIIGVEETEASQLVQIARREMADSVTGSVMIIEDEAIIAMDIESIVAEMGHRVTGVARTREEAVKLGKADVPDLILADIQLADNSSGIDAVNDLLRDLGNRPVIFITAFPERLLTGDKPEPAFLISKPYTVDQVVSAVSQAMFFSSTETLNS, from the coding sequence ATGACGGATGTCACCGAAACACCAAGTGTCAGCGATGCGTTGGGTGAATGCCTTCCTTACCTGCGTCGCTACGCGCGCGCTCTTACCGGTAGTCAAAACAGCGGCGATGCTTTTGCAGCCGCGTCGCTCGAAGCGATCTTGACGGATCGTTCGGTTCTGGATGGTGTCGATACGCGTACGGGTGTTTTTCGGGTGTTGTACGGCATTTGGGCCAGTGCCGGTGCACCTGTTGAAGAAGGCGAAAGCGGTCTGCGGGCCAAAGCGCAAAAACACCTCGCCAAGCTGACCAACCACAGCCGCGAAGCGTTGCTGCTTCACACGATTGAAGGGTTTTCGTTCAAAGAGGTCGGTCAAATCATCGGCGTTGAAGAAACCGAAGCCAGCCAGCTGGTGCAGATTGCGCGTCGCGAGATGGCCGATAGCGTAACCGGTTCGGTCATGATTATCGAAGACGAGGCAATTATCGCGATGGATATCGAATCCATCGTTGCCGAGATGGGTCACCGAGTCACTGGTGTTGCACGCACCCGTGAAGAGGCCGTGAAGCTGGGCAAAGCCGACGTGCCGGACCTGATCCTCGCCGACATTCAATTGGCCGACAACTCCTCCGGTATCGATGCAGTTAACGACCTGCTGCGCGACCTGGGCAACCGTCCGGTTATCTTCATCACAGCCTTTCCCGAACGCCTGCTGACCGGCGACAAGCCCGAGCCCGCGTTCCTGATCTCGAAACCATATACTGTGGATCAGGTTGTTTCTGCTGTTTCGCAGGCGATGTTCTTCTCTTCGACAGAGACGCTGAACAGCTAA